One Papaver somniferum cultivar HN1 chromosome 10, ASM357369v1, whole genome shotgun sequence genomic window carries:
- the LOC113317747 gene encoding photosystem I reaction center subunit VI, chloroplastic-like — MASLATLAVVQPTVVKGLGGSSITGTKLSVKPTARRSLRQTKIRTGAVVAKYGDKSVYFDLEDIGNTTGQWDLYGSDAPSPYNSLQSKFFETFAAPFTKRGLLLKFLILGGGSTLAYLSSTVSGDILPIKKGPQLPPKMGPRGKI, encoded by the exons ATGGCTTCTCTTGCAACCTTAGCTGTTGTACAACCTACCGTCGTTAAAGGCCTCGGAGGAAGCTCAATCACCGGAACCAAGCTTTCCGTTAAGCCTACTGCTCGCCGTAGTCTCAGACAAACTAAAATCAG GACCGGTGCCGTAGTTGCCAAATACGGTGACAAAAGTGTGTACTTCGACTTAGAAGACATCGGTAACACTACCGGACAATGGGACTTGTACGGTTCTGACGCACCATCTCCCTACAACTCTCTCCAG AGCAAATTCTTTGAGACATTTGCAGCTCCATTCACCAAGAGAGGTTTGTTGCTCAAGTTCTTGATATTGGGAGGAGGTTCAACACTTGCATACTTGAGTTCAACAGTCTCAGGTGATATCTTACCAATCAAGAAGGGTCCTCAATTGCCCCCTAAGATGGGTCCTCGCGGAAAGATCTaa